The Nocardia arthritidis genome has a window encoding:
- the glyA gene encoding serine hydroxymethyltransferase, whose amino-acid sequence MAEPASAVHSQLDQPLREFDPAMAELVDREIDRQRRGLEMIASENYAPLAVMQAQGTVLTNKYAEGYPCRRYYGGCEHIDEIEALAIQRLRALFGAEYANVQPHSGAQANAAVMHALLRPGDAILGLALDHGGHLTHGMKINFSGRLYDVAAYHVRAEDQLIDMAEVARLAREHRPKLIVAGWSAYPRHLDFAEFRRIADEVGAHLMVDMAHFAGLVAAGLHPSPVPHAHVVTSTTHKTLGGPRGGFVLATAELAKKLDSAVFPGQQGGPLEHVIAAKAVAFKMAAEPAFRERQERTLTGARILADRLLAADCRDAGIGLVSGGTDVHLVLVDLRAAELDGKQAEDLLAEIGITVNRNAVPFDPRPPMVSSGLRIGTPALAARGFDPDAFTEVADIIAAALCRTEPTGALAARVDALAQRFPLYTGLRGPA is encoded by the coding sequence ATGGCCGAACCAGCATCCGCCGTCCATTCGCAGCTCGACCAGCCGCTGCGCGAATTCGACCCGGCAATGGCCGAATTGGTCGACCGCGAAATCGACCGCCAGCGGCGCGGCCTGGAAATGATCGCCTCGGAGAATTACGCGCCGCTCGCCGTCATGCAGGCGCAGGGCACGGTGCTCACCAACAAATACGCCGAGGGCTATCCCTGCCGCCGCTACTACGGCGGCTGCGAGCACATCGACGAGATCGAGGCGCTGGCCATCCAGCGGCTGCGCGCGCTGTTCGGCGCGGAATACGCCAACGTGCAACCACATTCGGGTGCGCAGGCCAATGCCGCGGTGATGCACGCGCTGCTGCGGCCCGGTGACGCCATCCTCGGGCTCGCGCTGGATCACGGCGGCCACCTGACGCACGGCATGAAGATCAACTTCTCCGGGCGGCTCTACGATGTCGCGGCCTACCATGTGCGGGCCGAGGACCAGTTGATCGATATGGCCGAGGTGGCGCGGTTGGCGCGCGAGCACCGGCCGAAGCTGATCGTCGCGGGCTGGTCGGCCTATCCGCGGCACCTGGATTTCGCCGAATTCCGGCGCATCGCCGACGAGGTCGGCGCCCACCTGATGGTGGATATGGCGCATTTCGCGGGCCTGGTCGCGGCCGGGCTACACCCGTCCCCGGTGCCGCACGCGCACGTGGTCACCTCGACAACGCATAAGACCCTCGGCGGTCCGCGCGGCGGATTCGTGCTCGCCACAGCGGAATTGGCGAAGAAGCTGGATTCGGCGGTGTTTCCGGGGCAGCAGGGCGGGCCGCTGGAACATGTGATCGCCGCGAAGGCAGTCGCGTTCAAAATGGCGGCCGAACCGGCATTCCGTGAGCGGCAGGAGCGCACGTTGACCGGCGCCCGGATCCTGGCCGACCGATTGCTTGCGGCCGACTGCCGGGACGCGGGTATCGGCCTGGTGAGCGGCGGCACCGATGTGCACCTGGTGCTCGTCGACCTGCGCGCCGCCGAACTGGATGGCAAACAGGCCGAGGATCTGCTCGCGGAAATCGGAATCACGGTGAACCGCAACGCGGTTCCCTTCGATCCGCGACCGCCGATGGTGAGCTCGGGGCTGCGCATCGGCACCCCGGCGCTGGCGGCGCGCGGCTTCGATCCGGACGCGTTCACCGAGGTGGCCGACATCATCGCGGCCGCGCTGTGCCGCACCGAGCCCACCGGAGCGCTCGCCGCCCGGGTAGACGCACTGGCGCAACGTTTTCCGCTCTACACCGGACTGCGGGGCCCGGCGTGA
- a CDS encoding IclR family transcriptional regulator: MAKQDLEESGRTAAVQSVDRALLVMEIIAKLGQAGVTEIAAELGVHKSTVSRLVAVLESRGYVEQLSERGKYRLGFSIVRLAGSTSAQADLVGQSQGACNALAAESGETTNIAVLDGDRIINIVEAIGPGSIALRSWVGQSCPAHATSSGKVLLAALEPAALRKLVGTKLAGYTANTVTRVTDLTAELARVRQQGWAGVREELEIGLNAVAVPVYDSSGSVVAALSVSGPSYRLGPEKFARTAELARASAAGISRRLGYLG; the protein is encoded by the coding sequence ATGGCGAAACAGGATCTCGAGGAGAGCGGGCGGACCGCCGCGGTGCAGTCCGTCGACCGCGCGCTGCTCGTCATGGAGATCATCGCCAAACTCGGCCAGGCCGGTGTCACCGAGATCGCCGCCGAACTCGGCGTGCACAAATCCACCGTTTCGCGGCTGGTCGCCGTGCTGGAATCGCGGGGGTACGTCGAGCAGCTGTCCGAGCGGGGCAAGTACCGGCTCGGGTTCTCGATCGTCCGGCTGGCCGGATCCACCAGTGCGCAGGCCGATCTCGTCGGGCAGAGCCAGGGCGCGTGCAACGCGCTCGCGGCCGAATCCGGCGAGACGACGAATATCGCTGTGCTGGACGGTGATCGGATCATCAATATCGTCGAGGCGATCGGTCCGGGTTCGATCGCGCTGCGGTCCTGGGTGGGTCAGAGCTGCCCGGCGCACGCGACCTCGAGCGGCAAGGTGCTGCTGGCCGCGCTGGAACCGGCGGCGCTGCGCAAACTCGTCGGGACCAAGCTGGCCGGGTACACCGCGAACACCGTCACCAGGGTGACCGACCTCACCGCGGAGCTGGCGCGGGTGCGGCAGCAGGGCTGGGCCGGGGTGCGCGAGGAGTTGGAGATCGGGTTGAACGCGGTCGCCGTGCCGGTGTACGACAGCAGTGGTTCCGTCGTTGCGGCGCTGAGCGTTTCGGGCCCGTCCTATCGGCTCGGGCCGGAGAAGTTCGCGCGCACGGCCGAGTTGGCCCGCGCGAGCGCGGCGGGGATCAGTCGCAGGCTGGGTTATCTGGGTTGA
- a CDS encoding GMC family oxidoreductase translates to MSDSGFDYVIAGGGTAGCVLAARLSENPDVTVCLLEAGPSDVGNEDILRLDRWMHLLDSGYDWDYPVEPQSRGNSFLRHARAKVLGGCSSHNSCIAFWPPAEGLDEWAAMGAKGWSAAEVLPYVARLENNDAPGDHHGRGGPVRLRDIPPADPCGVAVLEAAAAAGLPTVEFNRGATVRNGAGWFQINADEDNTRMSSSHAYLHPILGSRPNLVVRTGYWVSEILFDEARNATGVRCLRPDLTGYDTVSARREVIVTAGAIDTPKLLLLSGIGPAEHLREIGVPVRVDAPGVGSNLDDHVEGLVFWAAARPMVTTSTQWWEIGIFATTDEALRVPDIMMHYGSVPFDMNTVRHGYPTTDNGFCLTPNVTQGRSRGTVRLRSRDFRDRPRVDPRYFTDPDGHDERVMLAGIRLARKIAGQAPLRAWIAEELAPGPDAVTDDELLDYVRATHNTVYHPAATARMGAADDPMAVLDPELRVKGVARLRVVDASAMPKLPAVNPNITVMAMAEKCADLIRGG, encoded by the coding sequence ATGTCTGACAGCGGCTTCGACTATGTGATCGCCGGCGGCGGCACGGCCGGATGTGTGCTCGCGGCCCGGCTCAGCGAGAATCCGGACGTGACGGTGTGCCTGCTGGAGGCCGGACCCTCCGATGTCGGCAACGAGGACATCCTGCGGCTGGATCGGTGGATGCATCTGCTGGACTCCGGCTACGACTGGGACTACCCGGTCGAACCGCAGTCGCGCGGCAACAGCTTTCTGCGGCACGCCAGGGCGAAGGTGCTGGGCGGGTGCTCATCACACAATTCGTGTATCGCGTTCTGGCCGCCCGCCGAAGGGCTCGACGAGTGGGCGGCCATGGGCGCCAAGGGTTGGAGCGCGGCCGAGGTGCTGCCGTACGTCGCCCGGCTCGAAAACAACGACGCCCCAGGCGATCACCACGGGCGCGGCGGCCCGGTGCGGCTGCGCGATATCCCGCCCGCCGATCCGTGCGGGGTCGCCGTGCTGGAAGCCGCGGCGGCCGCCGGGCTGCCGACGGTCGAATTCAACCGCGGCGCGACGGTGCGCAACGGCGCGGGCTGGTTCCAGATCAACGCGGACGAGGACAACACCAGGATGTCGTCCTCACACGCGTATCTGCATCCGATCCTCGGTTCGCGGCCCAATCTCGTTGTGCGCACCGGCTATTGGGTCAGCGAAATCCTGTTCGACGAGGCGCGCAACGCGACCGGCGTGCGATGTCTGCGGCCCGACCTCACCGGCTACGACACGGTGTCCGCGCGCCGCGAGGTGATCGTCACCGCGGGCGCCATCGATACGCCGAAGTTGTTGCTGCTCTCCGGAATCGGACCGGCCGAGCATCTGCGGGAGATCGGCGTGCCGGTGCGGGTCGACGCGCCCGGCGTCGGCTCGAACCTCGACGATCACGTGGAGGGGTTGGTGTTCTGGGCGGCCGCGCGGCCGATGGTGACCACCTCGACACAGTGGTGGGAGATCGGGATATTCGCGACCACCGACGAGGCGCTGCGGGTGCCGGACATCATGATGCACTACGGCAGCGTGCCGTTCGATATGAACACCGTGCGCCACGGCTATCCGACCACCGACAACGGATTCTGCCTGACCCCCAACGTGACTCAGGGCCGCTCGCGCGGCACGGTCCGGTTGCGCAGCCGCGATTTCCGGGACCGGCCCCGGGTGGACCCGCGCTACTTCACCGATCCGGACGGCCACGACGAACGGGTGATGCTGGCCGGAATCCGGTTGGCGCGCAAGATCGCCGGGCAGGCGCCGCTGCGGGCGTGGATCGCCGAGGAGTTGGCGCCCGGACCGGATGCGGTGACGGATGACGAACTGCTGGATTACGTTCGGGCGACGCACAACACCGTCTACCATCCGGCGGCCACCGCGCGGATGGGCGCCGCGGACGATCCGATGGCGGTGCTCGATCCCGAACTAAGGGTGAAGGGCGTCGCGCGGCTGCGGGTGGTGGATGCCTCGGCCATGCCGAAACTGCCCGCGGTGAACCCGAATATCACGGTGATGGCGATGGCGGAGAAATGCGCCGATCTCATCCGCGGCGGCTGA
- a CDS encoding APC family permease, whose translation MVVKEHSVSDDNGMGDFGYRETLDRSIGKFASFAAGVSYISILTGTFQLFYFGFGSAGPAYLWSWPLVFVGQLAVALCFMELAARYPVAGSVYNWSKALGSKLVGWSSGWLMLTASIVTLSAVVLALQLNLPRLWSGFQLIGDGTGQYDYATNAVVLGTVMIIFTTLVNAFGVRLMAMINSAGVFVELIAAVLIAIILAANATRGPAVFFSTHGYGAGQAGGYLGAFLVATLASGYVMYGFDTASSLGEETVEPRRTAPKAILRAVLASFVIGGAILVFAVMAAPDLADKKIGSGDGGLQYIVEQVMWGPLGRIFLCCIVVAVTVCSLAVHTAAIRLAFAMARDNALPFGEKLARVHAKTQTPLVPAVVIGVLSALILLINIGQPKIFTVLTSIAIIMIYLAYLMVTGPMLRKRLQGHWPPRDLVEGGYFTMGRWGLPVNIAAVVWGVGMALNLAWPRVSVYGTPWYNTWGAFVYIGAILGAGLLWYLLKGRRGIGTLASHAVDAALEGAKSDV comes from the coding sequence ATGGTAGTCAAGGAACACAGCGTTTCCGACGATAACGGCATGGGGGATTTCGGATATCGCGAAACCCTCGACCGAAGTATCGGGAAGTTCGCGAGTTTCGCGGCCGGGGTGAGCTATATCTCGATCCTGACCGGCACCTTCCAGCTGTTCTACTTCGGTTTCGGCAGCGCGGGACCGGCCTATCTGTGGTCGTGGCCGCTGGTATTCGTCGGGCAGCTCGCGGTGGCGCTGTGCTTCATGGAGCTGGCGGCGCGGTACCCGGTGGCCGGCTCGGTCTACAACTGGTCGAAAGCGCTGGGCAGCAAGCTCGTCGGATGGTCGTCGGGGTGGCTGATGCTCACCGCGTCCATCGTGACGCTGTCCGCCGTCGTGCTGGCGCTGCAGCTGAACCTGCCCCGGCTGTGGTCCGGCTTCCAGCTGATCGGCGACGGCACCGGTCAATACGATTACGCCACCAACGCGGTGGTGCTCGGCACCGTCATGATCATCTTCACCACCCTGGTGAACGCCTTCGGGGTGCGGCTGATGGCCATGATCAACAGCGCGGGAGTGTTCGTCGAGCTGATCGCCGCCGTGTTGATCGCGATCATCCTGGCCGCCAACGCGACTCGCGGTCCCGCGGTGTTCTTCTCCACCCACGGATACGGCGCGGGGCAGGCGGGCGGCTATCTCGGCGCGTTCCTGGTGGCCACGCTCGCCTCGGGCTATGTGATGTACGGCTTCGACACCGCGAGTTCGCTCGGCGAGGAGACGGTGGAACCCCGCCGCACCGCGCCCAAGGCGATTCTGCGCGCCGTACTCGCCTCGTTCGTGATCGGCGGGGCCATCCTGGTTTTCGCCGTGATGGCCGCGCCCGACCTGGCCGACAAGAAGATCGGCAGCGGCGACGGCGGCCTGCAATACATCGTGGAGCAGGTGATGTGGGGTCCGCTGGGCCGGATCTTCCTGTGCTGCATCGTGGTAGCGGTGACGGTGTGTTCGCTGGCCGTGCACACCGCGGCGATCCGGCTGGCCTTCGCGATGGCGCGGGACAACGCGCTGCCGTTCGGCGAGAAGTTGGCCCGGGTGCACGCCAAGACGCAGACACCGCTGGTGCCCGCGGTGGTGATCGGCGTGCTTTCCGCGCTGATCCTGCTGATAAATATCGGTCAGCCCAAGATATTCACGGTGCTCACCTCGATCGCGATCATCATGATCTACCTGGCATACCTCATGGTGACCGGCCCGATGCTGCGCAAGCGGCTGCAAGGGCATTGGCCGCCAAGGGATTTGGTGGAGGGTGGATATTTCACCATGGGACGGTGGGGTCTGCCGGTGAATATCGCCGCGGTGGTGTGGGGCGTCGGCATGGCGCTGAACCTGGCCTGGCCGCGAGTCTCGGTGTATGGCACGCCCTGGTACAACACCTGGGGCGCCTTCGTCTACATCGGCGCCATCCTCGGGGCCGGGCTGCTGTGGTACCTGCTGAAGGGCAGGCGCGGTATCGGCACGCTGGCGTCGCATGCGGTCGACGCGGCACTCGAGGGGGCGAAAAGCGATGTCTGA
- a CDS encoding aldehyde dehydrogenase family protein, whose product MNGEPDLFIGGRWVHAADGGIREIIDPASGSVAATVDEATPDDALRAVAAARAAFDDGAWAATPAAERAALLLRVADLLVRDREELARLETVDTGKTLAESRIDIDDVVSVFRYYANLVGTQADRLIDVGDPAVLSRVVREPIGVCVLIAPWNYPLLQMSWKVAPALAAGCTMVAKPSEVTPLTTIAFTRLAEAAGVPAGVLNLVQGSGSALGAALTANPDVDLISFTGGSVTGQTIARAAAENLTKVAMELGGKNPHIVFADAEWASAVDQVLTGVFLHSGQVCSAGTRLIVEASIADDFVAELADRAERIKVGPGLDPVSETGPLVSAAHRAKVEGYVALGISEGAKLVTGGTRPADPALADGSYFLPTIFDHCDRTMRIVREETFGPILTVERFTTEAEAIRLGNDTEYGLAAGVRTADAARGERVVRALRHGTVWLNDFGYYTAAAEWGGFKKSGNGRELGPTGLAEYQEIKHIWHNTAPKPVAWFKGV is encoded by the coding sequence TCATCGGCGGCCGCTGGGTGCACGCCGCCGATGGTGGAATCCGCGAGATCATCGACCCCGCCAGCGGTTCCGTCGCCGCGACGGTGGACGAGGCGACACCGGACGATGCGCTGCGCGCGGTGGCCGCCGCCCGCGCGGCCTTCGATGACGGCGCCTGGGCGGCGACACCGGCCGCCGAGCGGGCCGCGCTACTGCTGCGAGTAGCCGACCTGTTGGTGCGCGACCGGGAGGAACTGGCCCGGTTGGAGACCGTCGACACCGGTAAGACGTTGGCGGAGAGCCGGATCGATATCGACGATGTGGTCTCGGTATTTCGCTACTACGCGAATCTCGTCGGCACACAGGCGGATCGGCTGATCGACGTCGGCGATCCGGCGGTGCTGAGCCGGGTGGTGCGCGAGCCGATCGGGGTATGCGTGCTGATCGCGCCGTGGAACTATCCGCTGCTGCAGATGTCGTGGAAGGTGGCGCCCGCGCTGGCCGCCGGCTGCACCATGGTGGCCAAGCCGAGCGAGGTCACCCCGTTGACCACCATCGCGTTCACCCGGTTGGCGGAGGCGGCGGGGGTACCCGCCGGAGTGCTGAACCTGGTGCAGGGCAGCGGATCCGCGCTCGGTGCGGCGCTCACCGCCAATCCGGATGTCGACCTGATCTCCTTCACCGGCGGATCGGTGACCGGGCAGACCATCGCGCGGGCGGCGGCCGAAAACCTCACCAAGGTCGCGATGGAACTCGGCGGTAAGAATCCGCATATCGTCTTCGCCGACGCCGAATGGGCCAGCGCGGTGGATCAGGTGCTGACGGGTGTATTCCTGCATTCGGGCCAGGTGTGTTCCGCCGGAACGCGACTCATCGTCGAGGCGTCCATCGCCGACGATTTCGTCGCCGAATTGGCGGACCGGGCCGAACGGATCAAGGTCGGCCCCGGCCTCGATCCGGTGAGCGAGACCGGCCCGCTGGTCTCCGCCGCGCACCGGGCGAAGGTGGAAGGCTATGTCGCGCTGGGAATTTCGGAGGGCGCCAAATTGGTCACCGGCGGCACGCGCCCGGCCGACCCGGCGCTCGCCGACGGAAGCTATTTCCTGCCGACCATATTCGATCACTGCGACCGCACCATGCGGATCGTCCGGGAGGAAACCTTCGGCCCGATCCTGACGGTGGAGCGGTTCACCACCGAGGCGGAGGCGATCCGGCTCGGCAACGACACCGAATACGGCCTGGCCGCCGGGGTGCGCACCGCGGACGCCGCGCGCGGCGAGCGCGTGGTGCGCGCCCTGCGGCACGGCACGGTGTGGCTCAACGACTTCGGCTACTACACCGCGGCGGCGGAGTGGGGCGGGTTCAAGAAATCCGGGAACGGGCGCGAGCTCGGCCCCACCGGGCTCGCGGAATATCAAGAGATCAAACACATCTGGCACAACACGGCACCGAAGCCGGTGGCGTGGTTCAAGGGCGTCTAG